A stretch of Perognathus longimembris pacificus isolate PPM17 chromosome 1, ASM2315922v1, whole genome shotgun sequence DNA encodes these proteins:
- the LOC125356696 gene encoding skin secretory protein xP2-like gives MTSSPPPTSPPAFPSSRWRQPCSLPQCSRAGGGHGGRPASGSGGRQPPRGDAVSIAQPAGPGRPLAVPPSPRASALASGKVAAAAVASTLPPGSGRAAGGGVPRDAVHTPALARPFGSATVRVAAPACDVVGRAAPTRPQLPPPPFCRETIPGTSPGPELDPHPPQGPELDPHPPQGPELDPHPPQGPELDPHPPQGPELDPHPPQGPELDPHPPQGPELSDGGGSGMKGLAPLGSHRAHPPAAKAAPDATRLCLRTCLPVTRSDPGLAWLPPLWAPAEEPSSAEEPSPVEEPSPAEEPGPAEELSPAEELSPAEELGPAEEPGSAEELSPAEELGPAEEPSSTEEPSPAEEPSPAEELSPAEELGPAEELGPAEELSLTVSPCSLWRS, from the exons ATGACCTCATCTCCTCCCCCAACATCTCCTCCCGCGTTTCCCTCGTCAAGGTGGCGTCAGCCGTGCTCCCTCCCGCAGTGCTCGCGTGCTGGTGGGGGGCACGGGGGCCGCCCCGCCTCGGGGTCCGGCGGACGGCAGCCGCCCCGCGGAGACGCGGTGTCCATCGCGCAGCCTGCGGGCCCGGGGCGTCCCCTCGCGGTGCCCCCCTCGCCCCGCGCCTCGGCGCTCGCGTCAGGGAAGGTCGCTGCGGCCGCCGTCGCGTCCACGCTCCCTCCGGGCTccggccgggccgcgggggggggggttccccggGACGCCGTGCACACACCGGCTCTCGCCCGGCCCTTCGGCTCCGCCACCGTGCGCGTCGCGGCTCCGGCTTGCGATGTCGTGGGCCGGGCCGCGCCCACACGCCCTCAGCTCCCGCCTCCGCCCTTCTGCCGTGAAACAATTCCTGGAACTTCCCCG GGGCCCGAGCTGGACCCCCACCCGCCCCAGGGGCCCGAGCTGGACCCCCACCCGCCCCAGGGGCCCGAGCTGGACCCCCACCCGCCCCAGGGGCCCGAGCTGGACCCCCACCCGCCCCAGGGGCCCGAGCTGGACCCCCACCCGCCCCAGGGGCCCGAGCTGGACCCCCACCCGCCCCAGGGGCCCGAGCTGTCTGATGGTGGAGGCAGTGGGATGAAGGGCTTGGCACCGCTGGGTTCACACCGTGCCCATCCCCCGGCGGCCAAGGCGGCGCCGGACGCCACTCGGCTCTGCCTGAGGACCTGCCTGCCGGTCACTCGTTCTGACCCGGGGCTCGCGTGGCTGCCGCCCCT CTGGGCCCCCGCGGAGGAGCCGAGCTCCGCGGAGGAGCCGAGCCCCGTGGAGGAGCCGAGTCCCGCGGAGGAGCCGGGCCCCGCGGAGGAGCTGAGCCCCGCGGAGGAGCTGAGCCCCGCGGAGGAGCTGGGCCCCGCGGAGGAGCCGGGCTCCGCGGAGGAGCTGAGCCCCGCGGAGGAGCTGGGCCCCGCGGAGGAGCCGAGCTCCACGGAGGAGCCGAGCCCCGCGGAGGAGCCGAGCCCCGCGGAGGAGCTGAGCCCCGCGGAGGAGCTGGGCCCCGCGGAGGAGCTGGGCCCCGCGGAGGAGCTGAGCCTCACGGTCTCCCCCTGCTCCCTGTGGAGGAGCTGA